Proteins encoded together in one Micromonospora kangleipakensis window:
- a CDS encoding VOC family protein encodes MTEEPKDRSGPSGDTVSASPSVISVMLIVPDAEAAVAWYKTALDATELWNLGGVAGLEISGAPFFLHEVNPENPTEISPGQAGVTSTRIEVFADDPDSVIERALAAGATAGAGIEDHRVPWGTHRQGGFTDPFGHKWSVGDKSPLRPFPG; translated from the coding sequence ATGACCGAGGAACCGAAAGATCGTTCCGGCCCGTCCGGCGACACGGTATCCGCTTCACCATCAGTGATCTCTGTGATGCTGATCGTTCCAGACGCAGAGGCTGCGGTTGCCTGGTACAAGACCGCACTGGACGCGACAGAGTTGTGGAACCTTGGTGGCGTGGCCGGCCTTGAGATCAGTGGCGCCCCCTTCTTTCTCCACGAGGTCAATCCCGAGAACCCCACGGAGATCAGTCCCGGCCAGGCGGGCGTCACGAGCACCCGCATCGAGGTGTTCGCCGATGATCCCGACTCCGTCATCGAGCGCGCGCTCGCCGCCGGCGCAACCGCCGGAGCGGGAATCGAGGATCACCGCGTGCCCTGGGGGACGCACCGTCAAGGTGGCTTCACGGACCCGTTCGGTCACAAGTGGTCCGTAGGCGATAAGTCACCCCTGCGCCCGTTCCCAGGCTGA
- a CDS encoding DUF3349 domain-containing protein — protein MPPPALEASATSSAPHSCSPNSNTDTYPIVVEITSLPARDYLPLLAVLEAGLCEENLAAVVAELIDGETVVIANDAAAAASLRRPPPQEVERVRRRLVSAGYPEEDLYPDDW, from the coding sequence ATACCACCGCCAGCCCTCGAAGCGTCGGCGACATCGTCCGCGCCGCACTCGTGCTCACCCAATTCGAATACCGATACCTACCCAATTGTCGTTGAGATCACCTCACTGCCGGCCAGGGACTACCTGCCACTTCTGGCTGTCCTTGAGGCTGGCCTGTGCGAGGAGAACCTGGCGGCCGTCGTTGCCGAGCTCATCGACGGCGAGACGGTGGTTATCGCCAACGACGCCGCTGCCGCCGCGTCGCTGCGGCGCCCGCCGCCGCAGGAGGTCGAGAGGGTCCGCAGGCGGCTGGTTTCGGCGGGCTACCCGGAGGAGGACTTGTACCCGGACGACTGGTGA
- a CDS encoding tyrosine-type recombinase/integrase yields MWKIPRGHAAGVRLRFHDLRHTCETLLLEFGVPPHIVREIAGHSALDVTMMIYAHTSLEEKYRALARLDERIGKESLSSDCRQRGDETDIR; encoded by the coding sequence TTGTGGAAGATTCCGCGAGGACACGCGGCTGGGGTTCGGCTCCGCTTCCATGATTTGCGCCACACCTGCGAAACCCTGCTGCTGGAGTTCGGCGTCCCGCCGCACATCGTCCGAGAGATCGCGGGCCACTCCGCGCTGGACGTCACCATGATGATCTACGCACACACATCGTTGGAGGAGAAGTACCGCGCGCTGGCCCGGCTCGATGAGCGCATCGGCAAGGAGTCGTTGTCGTCAGACTGCCGTCAGCGCGGTGACGAAACGGACATCCGATGA
- a CDS encoding transposase family protein, with amino-acid sequence MLDLGVEPSVEEVCQDLLHQSGLHVIAYRAMLDVPRELVHYLARLLAAERRARGTRTGTGTGTRALTCFRQALMVLVWFRKGEDKPLLGAGFAVSRATTYRYIAEAITVLSAQAPDLHTALTRVADEGWSHVILDGKLFDTDRLTETTTSVKGEPIDAWYSGKHRDFGANIQAIMRPDGLPIWTSDAAPGHLHDFTCAQLHDITGALYWAASQLDLPTLADSGYEGAGQGIHTPVKQPADDGRLGIDNRTYNRLLRSLRGLGERGFALLTGRWHALRHTTASPRSVGDIVRAALVLTQFEYRYLPNCR; translated from the coding sequence GTGCTGGACCTGGGCGTGGAGCCCTCGGTAGAAGAGGTCTGCCAAGATCTACTTCACCAGTCAGGACTCCACGTGATCGCCTATCGTGCCATGCTCGACGTACCCAGGGAACTCGTGCACTACCTCGCCCGCCTACTGGCCGCCGAGCGCCGAGCCCGCGGCACCCGCACCGGCACCGGCACCGGCACCAGGGCATTGACCTGCTTCCGCCAAGCGCTGATGGTGCTGGTCTGGTTCCGCAAAGGCGAGGACAAGCCCCTGCTCGGCGCCGGGTTCGCCGTATCGAGGGCCACCACCTACCGCTACATCGCCGAAGCCATCACGGTCCTATCCGCCCAGGCTCCGGACCTACACACCGCCCTGACCCGGGTCGCCGACGAGGGCTGGTCCCACGTGATCCTCGACGGAAAACTGTTCGACACCGACCGCCTCACGGAGACCACCACCAGCGTCAAAGGCGAACCGATCGACGCCTGGTACTCCGGCAAGCACCGCGACTTCGGCGCCAACATCCAAGCGATCATGCGCCCGGACGGGCTCCCGATCTGGACCTCCGACGCGGCACCCGGCCACCTGCACGATTTCACCTGCGCCCAGCTCCATGACATCACCGGCGCGCTGTACTGGGCCGCCTCCCAACTGGACCTGCCCACCCTCGCCGACTCCGGCTACGAGGGCGCGGGCCAAGGCATCCACACACCGGTCAAACAACCCGCCGACGACGGCCGCCTCGGCATCGACAACCGCACCTATAACCGGCTCCTGCGATCCCTGCGCGGCCTCGGCGAACGCGGCTTCGCCCTGCTCACCGGCCGATGGCACGCCCTGCGCCATACCACCGCCAGCCCTCGAAGCGTCGGCGACATCGTCCGCGCCGCACTCGTGCTCACCCAATTCGAATACCGATACCTACCCAATTGTCGTTGA